One genomic region from Salvia hispanica cultivar TCC Black 2014 chromosome 2, UniMelb_Shisp_WGS_1.0, whole genome shotgun sequence encodes:
- the LOC125204356 gene encoding uncharacterized protein LOC125204356: MAKRFGFGLLVSWFRRRVVDPLHQILLQGAEPKQLAFSAALGSTLGLFPICGVPVFLCGLAIAVLGSHCNAPTVMLTNFIVTPVELSLMFPFLRFGEFITGGPHFALTSDALKKVVSGKASWEVLQSIFHALLGWSVAAPFIFVCFYVLCLPCFKMLVHRFAAAPSSPNKPLGSIASPRKALSSPSEIRLKVRDV; this comes from the exons ATGGCGAAACGCTTTGGATTTGGACTTTTAGTCTCATGGTTCCGTAGAAGAGTTGTGGACCCTCTTCACCAAATCCTTCTCCA GGGAGCCGAGCCCAAGCAGCTCGCATTCTCCGCTGCGCTGGGAAGCACTTTAGGGCTCTTTCCCATCTGTG GGGTTCCTGTGTTTTTATGCGGGTTAGCTATTGCGGTACTTGGATCCCACTGTAATGCGCCAACTGTAATGCTCACTAACTTTATTGTTACTCCTGTTGAGTTGAG TCTGATGTTTCCATTTCTACGATTTGGTGAGTTCATCACTGGGGGACCTCATTTCGCTCTAACTTCTGATGCTCTGAAGAAGGTGGTCTCCGGAAAAGCTTCATGGGAAGTTCTGCAGAGCATTTTTCACGCG TTGCTGGGGTGGTCTGTTGCTGCaccatttatttttgtctGCTTCTACGTGCTATGCTTGCCATGTTTCAAGATGTTGGTTCATAGGTTTGCTGCTGCTCCTTCAAGCCCGAACAAGCCACTCGGCTCAATTGCGAGTCCAAGAAAGGCTCTCAGCTCTCCCTCTGAAATCAGGCTAAAGGTCAGGGATGTGTGA
- the LOC125203537 gene encoding thylakoid lumenal protein TL20.3, chloroplastic-like has protein sequence MAAESVMKMSSTAICNLNRRPLPLVSHSTSSAAVRVAIASASTNISTLRQNQKRRSFSVFALAAEPKIWRKLVSTSLAAAVISFTTVNMSAMADLNKFEAETRGEFGIGSAAQFGSADLKKAVHVNENFRRANFTAADMRESDFSGSTFNGAYLEKAVAFKANFTGADLSDTLMDRMVLNEANLTNAVLVRSVLTRSDLGGAIIEGADFSDAVLDLPQKQALCKYANGTNPITGVSTRKSLGCGNSRRNAYGSPSSPLLSAPPPKLLDRDGFCDSATGLCEAN, from the exons ATGGCGGCAGAATCCGTGATGAAAATGTCATCCACCGCCATCTGCAACTTAAATCGGAGACCTCTGCCGCTTGTATCTCACTCCACTTCCTCTGCCGCAGTTCGTGTTGCGATTGCCTCTGCTTCCACAAATATCTCAACTTTGCGCCAGAACCAGAAGAGGAGGAGCTTCTCTGTGTTTGCATTGGCTGCAG AGCCAAAGATTTGGAGAAAGCTGGTTTCAACTTCGTTGGCTGCAGCTGTGATTTCCTTTACCACTGTTAACATGTCTGCCATGGCTGATCTGAATAAATTTGAGGCAGAAACTCGGGGAGAATTTGGGATTGGATCGGCTGCTCAATTTGGCTCTGCAGACCTCAA GAAAGCTGttcatgttaatgaaaatttcag AAGAGCCAATTTCACAGCTGCTGATATGAGGGAATCGGATTTCAGTGGTTCCACTTTCAATGGGGCATATCTTGAGAAAGCTGTTGCCTTTAAAGCCAACTTCACAG GTGCGGATTTAAGCGACACTCTAATGGATCGCATG GTGCTAAATGAAGCTAATCTGACGAATGCTGTCCTAGTTAGATCTGTGTTAACACGCAGCGATCTTGGTGGTGCTATAATCGAAGGCGCTGATTTCAGTGATGCCGTCTTAGACCTTCCTCAGAAACAG GCGCTTTGCAAGTACGCCAATGGCACAAATCCAATAACAGGAGTAAGCACTAGAAAAAGCTTGGGGTGTGGGAATAGTAGAAGAAATGCATATGGTTCTCCATCCTCCCCTCTGCTGAGTGCTCCTCCACCGAAGCTCCTCGATCGCGACGGTTTCTGCGATTCCGCCACCGGCCTTTGTGAGGCAAACTGA